A region from the Chelmon rostratus isolate fCheRos1 chromosome 6, fCheRos1.pri, whole genome shotgun sequence genome encodes:
- the idh3a gene encoding isocitrate dehydrogenase [NAD] subunit alpha, mitochondrial codes for MAGKAWRSAVSLVVGAWKTQAPQPRTFTRGIQTVTLIPGDGIGPEISDAVMKIFEAAEAPIQWEERNVTAIQGPGGKWMIPPDAKESMDRNKIGLKGPLKTPIAAGHPSMNLLLRKTFDLYANVRPCVSIEGYKTPYTDVNLVTIRENTEGEYSGIEHVIVDGVVQSIKLITEQASQRIAEYAFEYARNNQRASVTAVHKANIMRMSDGLFLRKCREAAEKHKSVKFTEMYLDTVCLNMVQDPTQFDVLVMPNLYGDILSDLCAGLIGGLGVTPSGNIGANGVAIFESVHGTAPDIAGKDMANPTALLLSAVMMLRHMGLHGHAKKIETACFDTIRDKKVLTKDLGGNSKCSEFTEAICQRVQDMN; via the exons ATGGCAGGGAAGGCGTGGAGGTCAGCG GTGTCGTTGGTGGTTGGAGCTTGGAAGACACAGGCTCCACAACCCAGGACATTCACCCGTGGG ATACAAACTGTGACTTTAATCCCTGGGGATGGAATTGGTCCAGAGATCTCCGATGCTGTCATGAAGATATTTGAAGCAGCTGAA GCACCTATTCAGTGGGAGGAGAGAAATGTTACAGCCATCCAAGGACCAGGTGGCAAGTGGATGATCCCTCCTGATGCCAAAGAATCGATGGACCGGAACAAAATTGGCCTGAAAG GTCCTTTGAAGACACCAATAGCTGCTGGCCATCCATCTATGAACCTTCTGCTGAGGAAAACGTTTGACCTCTATGCCAATGTGCGCCCCTGTGTGTCCATTGAGGGCTACAAGACCCCCTACACTGATGTGAACCTGGTCACCATCAGGGAGAACACTGAGGGAGAGTACAGTGGAATTGAACATGTG ATCGTTGATGGAGTTGTACAAAGTATTAAGCTCATTACAGAGCAAGCCAGCCAGCGCATCGCAGAGTATGCTTTTGAATATGCCAGAAATAATCAGAGGGCCAGTGTTACTGCTGTTCATAAGGCCAATATTAT GCGCATGTCAGACGGGCTTTTCCTACGAAAATGCAGAGAGGCTGCTGAAAAGCACAAAAGTGTAAAGTTCACTGAGATGTACTTGGATACTGTGTGCCTTAAT ATGGTACAGGATCCCACACAGTTTGATGTATTAGTGATGCCAAATTTGTATGGAGACATCTTGAG TGATCTTTGCGCTGGACTAATTGGAGGTCTCGGAGTCACTCCTAGTGGAAACATTGGAGCCAATGGTGTTGCCATATTTGAGTCG gTTCATGGAACTGCCCCAGATATAGCAGGGAAAGACATGGCCAACCCCACCGCCTTGCTGCTCAGTGCTGTCATGATGCTGCGGCACATGGGCCTGCATGGCCACGCCAAGAAGATTGAAACTGCCTGCTTTGACACCATTCGAGACAAAAAG GTTCTAACAAAAGACCTGGGAGGAAATTCTAAGTGCTCAGAATTCACTGAAGCAATATGTCAAAGAGTGCAGGATATGAACTAA
- the lrrc61 gene encoding leucine-rich repeat-containing protein 61 isoform X2: protein MNLERLDLSGNNITNLAPLASLRYLAVLNLSANRISNLEPLRSCESIQNLNVAGNIISSIESLHCLQALRKLENIRFKDNTYNYTNPVCRNASYRTIVLEMFPNIKVLDGERVVGRGSDLYQLCKDIDDTIKAGLYKNGQLVEHPDCKPWVEDSYWEIKRSNNAIIEEAYKQFNDVLHECRLLNNRATHVISQTERSMSLKKQPKQYAI, encoded by the exons ATGAATCTAGAGAGACTAGACCTCTCAGGAAATAACATCACAAATTTAGCTCCGCTAGCATCGCTGCGGTATCTTGCTGTACTCAATTTGTCTGCCAACAGGATTTCCAATTTAG AGCCCCTGCGCAGTTGTGAGAGTATACAGAATTTAAATGTGGCTGGTAATATCATATCCAG CATTGAGAGCCTTCACTGCCTTCAAGCTTTGAGAAAGCTGGAAAATATACGTTTTAAAGACAACACTTACAATTACACTAATCCAG TGTGCAGGAACGCATCGTATAGAACCATAGTTCTTGAGATGTTCCCCAACATCAAGGTGCTGGATG GTGAAAGAGTGGTTGGACGTGGGAGTGACTTATACCAATTATGCAAAGACATTGATGATACCATCAAAG CTGGTTTATACAAGAACGGACAGCTTGTTGAACACCCTGATTGCAAACCATGGGTGGAGGATAGTTACTGGGAGATAAAGAGATCAAACAATGCCATTATTGAAGAAGCCTACAAACAGTTTAACG ATGTTCTTCATGAATGCAGACTCCTCAACAACAGAGCCACTCATGTAATTTCACAAACTGAAAGATCTATGAGCCTGAAGAAGCAGCCAAAGCAGTATGCCATCTGA
- the lrrc61 gene encoding leucine-rich repeat-containing protein 61 isoform X1 gives MDSKRDKDQDADFDKITAVLLKSHTGEFDLESILFLKLRGLGTHDLGCIGECMNLERLDLSGNNITNLAPLASLRYLAVLNLSANRISNLEPLRSCESIQNLNVAGNIISSIESLHCLQALRKLENIRFKDNTYNYTNPVCRNASYRTIVLEMFPNIKVLDGERVVGRGSDLYQLCKDIDDTIKAGLYKNGQLVEHPDCKPWVEDSYWEIKRSNNAIIEEAYKQFNDVLHECRLLNNRATHVISQTERSMSLKKQPKQYAI, from the exons ATGGACTCTAAGCGAGATAAAGATCAAG ATGCAGACTTTGACAAGATAACGGCCGTGCTGCTCAAGTCCCACACAGGAGAATTTGATTTGGAGTCAATACTGTTCCTTAAATTGAGGGGTCTTG GAACACATGATCTTGGCTGCATTGGGGAGTGTATGAATCTAGAGAGACTAGACCTCTCAGGAAATAACATCACAAATTTAGCTCCGCTAGCATCGCTGCGGTATCTTGCTGTACTCAATTTGTCTGCCAACAGGATTTCCAATTTAG AGCCCCTGCGCAGTTGTGAGAGTATACAGAATTTAAATGTGGCTGGTAATATCATATCCAG CATTGAGAGCCTTCACTGCCTTCAAGCTTTGAGAAAGCTGGAAAATATACGTTTTAAAGACAACACTTACAATTACACTAATCCAG TGTGCAGGAACGCATCGTATAGAACCATAGTTCTTGAGATGTTCCCCAACATCAAGGTGCTGGATG GTGAAAGAGTGGTTGGACGTGGGAGTGACTTATACCAATTATGCAAAGACATTGATGATACCATCAAAG CTGGTTTATACAAGAACGGACAGCTTGTTGAACACCCTGATTGCAAACCATGGGTGGAGGATAGTTACTGGGAGATAAAGAGATCAAACAATGCCATTATTGAAGAAGCCTACAAACAGTTTAACG ATGTTCTTCATGAATGCAGACTCCTCAACAACAGAGCCACTCATGTAATTTCACAAACTGAAAGATCTATGAGCCTGAAGAAGCAGCCAAAGCAGTATGCCATCTGA
- the cib2 gene encoding calcium and integrin-binding family member 2 isoform X1 — protein MGNKQTIFTDEQLDAYQDCTFFTRKEILRLHGRYHELAPHLVPMDYTNDPDCKLPLALIVNMPELKENPFRNRIVESFSEDGMGNLSFNEFVDMFSVLSEMAPRELKAIYAFKIYDFNVDNYLCKEDLEKTLNKLTKEELTPEEVELVCEKTIEEADLDGDNKLSFADFENMISRAPDFLSTFHIRI, from the exons ATGGGTAATAAGCAAACAATATTTACCGACGAGCAGCTCGATGCCTACCAG GACTGCACATTCTTCACCCGCAAAGAAATTCTGCG GTTACATGGCAGGTACCACGAGTTGGCTCCACATCTTGTACCAATGGACTACACCAATGATCCTGATTGCAAACTGCCTTTAGCCTTAATAGTCAACATGCCAGagttaaag GAGAACCCATTCCGCAACAGGATCGTCGAGTCTTTCTCCGAGGACGGGATGGGGAATCTCAGCTTCAATGAATTTGTGGACATGTTCTCTGTCCTCAGCGAAATGGCTCCTCGAGAGCTCAAGGCCATATACGCCTTCAAAATATACG ATTTCAATGTGGATAATTACCTGTGCAAAGAAGACCTGGAAAAGACTCTAAATAAACTGACGAAGGAGGAGTTGACtccagaggaggtggagctggtgtGTGAGAAAACCATCGAGGAGGCGGATTTAGATGGAGACAACAAACTCTCCTTTGCTGACTTTGAAAACATGATATCGAGGGCTCCTGACTTTTTAAG TACCTTCCATATACGAATCTGA
- the cib2 gene encoding calcium and integrin-binding family member 2 isoform X2 — translation MGNKQTIFTDEQLDAYQENPFRNRIVESFSEDGMGNLSFNEFVDMFSVLSEMAPRELKAIYAFKIYDFNVDNYLCKEDLEKTLNKLTKEELTPEEVELVCEKTIEEADLDGDNKLSFADFENMISRAPDFLSTFHIRI, via the exons ATGGGTAATAAGCAAACAATATTTACCGACGAGCAGCTCGATGCCTACCAG GAGAACCCATTCCGCAACAGGATCGTCGAGTCTTTCTCCGAGGACGGGATGGGGAATCTCAGCTTCAATGAATTTGTGGACATGTTCTCTGTCCTCAGCGAAATGGCTCCTCGAGAGCTCAAGGCCATATACGCCTTCAAAATATACG ATTTCAATGTGGATAATTACCTGTGCAAAGAAGACCTGGAAAAGACTCTAAATAAACTGACGAAGGAGGAGTTGACtccagaggaggtggagctggtgtGTGAGAAAACCATCGAGGAGGCGGATTTAGATGGAGACAACAAACTCTCCTTTGCTGACTTTGAAAACATGATATCGAGGGCTCCTGACTTTTTAAG TACCTTCCATATACGAATCTGA
- the LOC121608436 gene encoding SH2 domain-containing protein 7-like isoform X1, whose product MFAEMTPGSNHMLAISRKGIERNCCALYRQQKPRSEICQFSGSRTKDQRHIKSACLRTCLTFCFKDRARMEQREPPVDSHPEVTEGRLRELASKWFIDTQVPLIVHNGFFPTWFLGFITRKDAEEILREKELGCFLIRLSDKAIGYILSYKGRDRCRHFVINQSESGQFVVCGDTEGHSTVSDLIEYYKTSPIQPFGEYLTSSCFEDLNEELYDIIQVSPKEKPAATAGAVQNMRKPQVSRAEPPTRPPKSSRSPQEGPPLPRRSRNLDGGPLNDQDRVLYAQLRKQSPREIPRFQHICQDDLPGDNPGRAERSATQDHNTRRCSPPSRPDSVYSELSPLDSKSRSLPLLDNSSNGEQPYRLSAPPSTPPRLSPSAVRQAPCHDQEKTGSCSRPSGSHSLEHISESAVYHLAGRPSGTHTTSTEARAERHTDSVYAEVTSEALAGRVPHVNTYEPIPGHEDTATAKPNSNTYEDIRPKQSQSWGFKNDKWKWLFPEAKRKW is encoded by the exons atgtttgctgAAATGACACCAGGTTCAAATCACATGCTGGCAATCTCAAGGAAAG GGATTGAAAGGAATTGCTGTGCACTGTACAGACAACAGAAGCCCAGATCTGAGATCTGCCAGTTTTCAGGGTCAAGGACAAAGGATCAGAGACATATAAAATCAGCCTGCCTCAGGACCTGCCTCACATTTTGCTTCAAG GACCGGGCGAGGATGGAGCAAAGGGAGCCACCGGTGGACTCTCACCCCGAGGTGACTGAAGGACGACTCCGGGAACTGGCTTCAAAGTGGTTCATAGACACTCAAGTGCCGCTCATCGTCCACAACGGCTTCTTCCCCACATGGTTCCTGGGCTTCATCACCAGAAA GGATGCTGAAGAAATActgagagagaaggagctgGGCTGCTTCCTGATCCGGCTCAGTGACAAGGCCATCGGATACATACTGTCTTACAA AGGCAGGGACCGGTGTCGGCACTTTGTGATAAACCAAAGCGAATCAGGCCAGTTTGTTGTATGCGGAGACACTGAAGGGCACAGCACGGTCTCTGATCTCATAGAATACTACAAGACGAGCCCCATCCAGCCGTTTGGAGAGTATCTGACGTCCTCGTGCTTTGAG GACCTGAATGAAGAGCTGTATGATATCATCCAGGTCAGCCCCAAAGAAAAGCCTGCAGCCACTGCTGGGGCTGTGCAGAACATGCGAAAACCACAGGTGAGCAGAGCTGAGCCGCCTACACGGCCGCCGAAGAGCAGCAGATCACCCCAG GAAGGACCACCTTTGCCTCGGAGGAGCAGGAACCTTGATGGTGGTCCCCTGAATGACCAGGACAGGGTTTTGTATGCTCAGCTCAGGAAGCAATCACCCAGGGAGATACCGAGATTCCAGCACATCTGCCAGGACGATTTACCCGGAGATAATCCGGGGAGAGCTGAGAGATCTGCAACCCAGGATCACAACACTAGGAGGTGTAGCCCTCCATCCAGACCAGACTCTGTTTACTCTGAGCTCAGCCCGCTGGACAGCAAGAGCAGATCTCTCCCACTTCTGGACAACAGCTCCAACGGAGAGCAGCCTTACAGGCTGAGCGCGCCCCCCAGCACGCCGCCGAGACTCTCCCCGAGCGCCGTCAGGCAAGCCCCCTGCCACGACCAAGAGAAGACAGGCTCGTGCAGCAGGCCGAGCGGCAGCCACAGCCTGGAGCACATAAGCGAGAGTGCCGTCTATCACCTGGCGGGCCGGCCCAGTGGCACACACACTACGTCGACCGAGGCGAGGGCCGAGCGGCACACGGATTCAGTGTACGCTGAGGTCACCTCTGAAGCCCTCGCCGGCCGCGTCCCTCATGTCAACACATACGAGCCAATTCCTGGCCACGAGGACACGGCCACTGCAAAACCCAACAGCAACACCTACGAGGACATCAGGCCCAAACAATCCCAGTCCTGGGGGTTCAAG AACGATAAATGGAAATGGCTGTTTCCTGAGGCCAAGAGGAAATGGTGA
- the LOC121608436 gene encoding SH2 domain-containing protein 7-like isoform X2 gives MFAEMTPGSNHMLAISRKGIERNCCALYRQQKPRSEICQFSGSRTKDQRHIKSACLRTCLTFCFKDRARMEQREPPVDSHPEVTEGRLRELASKWFIDTQVPLIVHNGFFPTWFLGFITRKDAEEILREKELGCFLIRLSDKAIGYILSYKGRDRCRHFVINQSESGQFVVCGDTEGHSTVSDLIEYYKTSPIQPFGEYLTSSCFEDLNEELYDIIQVSPKEKPAATAGAVQNMRKPQEGPPLPRRSRNLDGGPLNDQDRVLYAQLRKQSPREIPRFQHICQDDLPGDNPGRAERSATQDHNTRRCSPPSRPDSVYSELSPLDSKSRSLPLLDNSSNGEQPYRLSAPPSTPPRLSPSAVRQAPCHDQEKTGSCSRPSGSHSLEHISESAVYHLAGRPSGTHTTSTEARAERHTDSVYAEVTSEALAGRVPHVNTYEPIPGHEDTATAKPNSNTYEDIRPKQSQSWGFKNDKWKWLFPEAKRKW, from the exons atgtttgctgAAATGACACCAGGTTCAAATCACATGCTGGCAATCTCAAGGAAAG GGATTGAAAGGAATTGCTGTGCACTGTACAGACAACAGAAGCCCAGATCTGAGATCTGCCAGTTTTCAGGGTCAAGGACAAAGGATCAGAGACATATAAAATCAGCCTGCCTCAGGACCTGCCTCACATTTTGCTTCAAG GACCGGGCGAGGATGGAGCAAAGGGAGCCACCGGTGGACTCTCACCCCGAGGTGACTGAAGGACGACTCCGGGAACTGGCTTCAAAGTGGTTCATAGACACTCAAGTGCCGCTCATCGTCCACAACGGCTTCTTCCCCACATGGTTCCTGGGCTTCATCACCAGAAA GGATGCTGAAGAAATActgagagagaaggagctgGGCTGCTTCCTGATCCGGCTCAGTGACAAGGCCATCGGATACATACTGTCTTACAA AGGCAGGGACCGGTGTCGGCACTTTGTGATAAACCAAAGCGAATCAGGCCAGTTTGTTGTATGCGGAGACACTGAAGGGCACAGCACGGTCTCTGATCTCATAGAATACTACAAGACGAGCCCCATCCAGCCGTTTGGAGAGTATCTGACGTCCTCGTGCTTTGAG GACCTGAATGAAGAGCTGTATGATATCATCCAGGTCAGCCCCAAAGAAAAGCCTGCAGCCACTGCTGGGGCTGTGCAGAACATGCGAAAACCACAG GAAGGACCACCTTTGCCTCGGAGGAGCAGGAACCTTGATGGTGGTCCCCTGAATGACCAGGACAGGGTTTTGTATGCTCAGCTCAGGAAGCAATCACCCAGGGAGATACCGAGATTCCAGCACATCTGCCAGGACGATTTACCCGGAGATAATCCGGGGAGAGCTGAGAGATCTGCAACCCAGGATCACAACACTAGGAGGTGTAGCCCTCCATCCAGACCAGACTCTGTTTACTCTGAGCTCAGCCCGCTGGACAGCAAGAGCAGATCTCTCCCACTTCTGGACAACAGCTCCAACGGAGAGCAGCCTTACAGGCTGAGCGCGCCCCCCAGCACGCCGCCGAGACTCTCCCCGAGCGCCGTCAGGCAAGCCCCCTGCCACGACCAAGAGAAGACAGGCTCGTGCAGCAGGCCGAGCGGCAGCCACAGCCTGGAGCACATAAGCGAGAGTGCCGTCTATCACCTGGCGGGCCGGCCCAGTGGCACACACACTACGTCGACCGAGGCGAGGGCCGAGCGGCACACGGATTCAGTGTACGCTGAGGTCACCTCTGAAGCCCTCGCCGGCCGCGTCCCTCATGTCAACACATACGAGCCAATTCCTGGCCACGAGGACACGGCCACTGCAAAACCCAACAGCAACACCTACGAGGACATCAGGCCCAAACAATCCCAGTCCTGGGGGTTCAAG AACGATAAATGGAAATGGCTGTTTCCTGAGGCCAAGAGGAAATGGTGA
- the tbc1d2b gene encoding TBC1 domain family member 2B produces MHEEEDGSDPSPCTASRIAATKSVDVAEVEGAKEQASKLCGYLNKLSGKGPLRGYKPRWFVYDPRKCYLYYFKTPQDALPLGHIEIGDACFSYDVEGEEGQFEIRTAGKEFLMKAPSRQVMHYWLQQLQQKRWEHSNTRGSGQRDSWSSPTLAYPPTGLVGKDNDAFVFEKPSDSVENVRSDFAVEMQSDGGGMVGIQSARGPSAASTNPLNFSLRNFGTELRNSMSYLRPGRGGENRRSVFYTGNSSSEDWELVDAPPKDFPEQKHHPDTHRHSFGSAFTFDFVRNSSRPKRPLLRDMMASGRFGRNAETRSAESSPVECNGSKPLEMQLRLQNQQEELSRMQQEQVKLREELASQKELVRLLQQTLRTSQCDRQPVHRPDPVPDSSSTSNQTEGSAVTQGAIAQLEALLQERDGQIQSLCGHMERLALEKDSLQQELKGLKIKVGEINDQLGMLMETIQAKDEVIIKLSQQSTEQRGNPNDAGSPTPNKDQQELDILKDSLQGYKSQNKFLNKEILELTVLRRNAESREKALEAKYTALEAKMCQVESKYLVLLQEVKTPVCSSSEQSPAREVISRLLEDALQAESPDQQEHPIFKPNTVSEYDVYGFKTVPEEEEEEEKLVAKVRALELKSLSMTDQEVSVGVKWENYLASTMNRDLVRSPELKALIRSGVPHEHRSQVWRWCVSFHVKKFRDHLAPDYYETLLNVARDKPNPASKQIELDLLRTLPNNKHYASPSAGGIQKLRNVLMAFSWRNPDIGYCQGLNRLAAIALLYLDQEDAFWSLIAIVEVFMPRDYYTKTLLGSQVDQRVFKDLMSEKLPRLHAHFELYKVDFSLITFNWFLVVFVDSVVSDILFKIWDAFLYEGPKIIFRFALALFKYKEEEFLKLQDSTAIFKYLRYFTRTILDSRKLMNIAFVDMNPFPMRQIQNRRSFHLEKVRLELTELEAIRQTFLRERETSQDGRSFVSDDEEDN; encoded by the exons ATGCACGAAGAGGAGGATGGCAGCGACCCGAGCCCCTGCACAGCCTCGCGGATCGCGGCCACCAAGTCCGTGGACGTGGCCGAGGTCGAGGGAGCGAAGGAGCAGGCCTCCAAGCTGTGCGGATACTTGAACAAACTGTCCGGCAAGGGGCCTCTGAGGGGGTACAAGCCGAGGTGGTTCGTGTATGATCCGAGGAAGTGTTATTTGTATTACTTCAAGACTCCCCAAGATGCCTTGCCGCTCGGCCACATCGAAATAGGCGATGCGTGCTTCAGCTACGACGTGGAGGGGGAAGAGGGTCAGTTCGAGATCCGCACGGCCGGGAAGGAGTTCCTCATGAAG GCCCCCAGCAGGCAGGTGATGCATTACTGgctgcagcagttgcagcagaaGCGTTGGGAGCACAGCAACACACGGGGCTCCGGTCAGAGAGACAGCTGGAGCTCCCCGACCCTGGCCTACCCTCCCACCGGCCTCGTAGGCAAAGACAACG ATGCGTTTGTCTTCGAGAAGCCGAGTGACAGCGTGGAGAATGTGCGCAGCGACTTTGCCGTGGAGATGCAATCAGACGGAGGGGGAATGGTAGGGATCCAGTCAGCCAGAGGACCTTCTGCCGCATCCACAAACCCCCTCAACTTCTCCCTCAGAAACTTTGGTACAGAGCTCAG GAACTCCATGTCTTATCTGCGGccggggagaggaggagagaacaggcgcagtgtgttttacactggcaacagcagctcagaggactGGGAGCTGGTGGACGCTCCACCCAAGGACTTCCCTGAACAGAAACatcatccagacacacacagac atTCCTTTGGGTCAGCGTTTACTTTCGACTTTGTGCGCAACTCATCGCGCCCTAAGAGGCCTTTGCTTCGAGACATGATGGCCTCCGGGCGGTTCGGGCGCAACGCTGAGACGCGCAGTGCCGAGAGCTCCCCGGTGGAGTGCAATGGCAGCAAACCTTTGGAGATGCAGCTCCGCCTGCAGAACCAGCAGGAAGAACTAAGCCGCATGCAGCAGGAACAGGTCAAactcagagaggagctggccagtCAGAAG GAGCTGGTAAGACTTCTGCAGCAGACTCTGAGGACCTCCCAGTGCGACAGGCAGCCAGTGCACCGTCCGGACCCGGTTCCAGATTCATCCTCGACTTCAAACCAGACTGAAGGTTCAGCAGTAACCCAGGGAGCGATCGCCCAGTTGGAGGCCCTGCTTCAGGAAAGGGATGGTCAGATCCAGTCCCTGTGTGGCCACATGGAGCGTCTCGCCTTGGAGAAGGACAGTCTGCAACAGGAGCTGAAGGGCCTGAAAATAAAGGTGGGGGAGATAAATGACCAGCTGGGGATGCTGATGGAGACCATCCAGGCGAAGGATGAAGTCATCATAAAGCTGTCACAGCAGAGCACCGAGCAGAGAGGCAATCCAAATGATGCCGGTTCACCGACCCCCAACAAAGACCAGCAGGAGCTGGACATCCTCAAG GACAGTCTTCAAGGCTACAAGTCCCAGAACAAGTTCCTGAACAAAGAGATCCTGGAGCTGACAGTATTACGCAGAAATGCAGAGAGTAGAGAAAAGGCTTTAGAAGCAAAG TATACGGCCCTGGAGGCCAAAATGTGTCAGGTGGAGAGTAAGTATCTGGTGCTGCTCCAAGAGGTGAAGACCCCGGTGTGTTCGTCTTCAGAGCAGAGCCCAGCCCGCGAGGTCATTTCCAGATTATTAGAGGATGCCCTGCAGGCGGAGAGCCCCGACCAGCAAGAGCACCCCATCTTTAAGCCAAATACTGTCAG TGAGTATGACGTGTACGGCTTCAAGACCGtccctgaggaggaggaagaggaggagaagctggtcGCGAAGGTGAGAGCTCTGGAGCTGAAGTCCCTATCCATGACGGATCAGGAGGTGTCCGTCGGGGTGAAGTGGGAGAACTACCTGGCCAGCACCATGAACAGAGACCTGGTGCGCTCCCCCGAGCTCAAAGCCCTGATTCGCAGCGGTGTTCCCCATGAGCACCGCTCCCAGGTGTGGCGCTGGTGTGTCTCCTTCCACGTCAAGAAGTTTCGGGACCACTTGGCGCCTGACTATTATGAGACCCTACTGAACGTTGCCCGGGACAAGCCCAACCCGGCCTCGAAGCAGATCGAGCTGGACTTGCTGCGTACTTTGCCCAACAACAAGCACTATGCGTCCCCGAGTGCAGGCGGCATCCAGAAACTCAGGAACGTCCTGATGGCTTTCTCCTGGAGGAATCCAGATATCGGCTACTGCCAGGGACTGAACAG GCTGGCAGCTATTGCCCTGCTCTATCTGGACCAAGAGGACGCCTTCTGGAGCCTCATAGCCATTGTGGAGGTCTTCATGCCAAGAGACTATTACACCAAGACTCTGCTTGGCTCACAG GTTGACCAGCGTGTGTTCAAGGACCTGATGAGTGAGAAGCTGCCCCGGCTTCACGCCCACTTTGAGCTGTACAAGGTGGACTTCTCCCTCATCACCTTCAACTGGTTCCTGGTGGTGTTCGTGGACAGCGTGGTGAGCGACATCCTCTTCAAGATCTGGGATGCCTTTCTGTATGAGGGTCCAAAG ATCATATTTCGCTTCGCACTCGCGCTCTTCAAGTACAAAGAGGAGGAGTTTTTGAAGCTGCAGGACTCCACAGCCATCTTCAAATATCTTCGATACTTCACGCGCACAATCCTGGATTCGAG